Proteins encoded in a region of the Candidatus Zixiibacteriota bacterium genome:
- a CDS encoding RidA family protein yields MSSPVKIIQSEKAPKAIGPYSQGIKLENLGLVFTSGQIPLDPKTGEMVSGDIKQETKQVLENLKAVLEGAGSDLTKVIKTTVYLKDMKDFSLMNEVYAGYFKQNPPTRTTIAAADLPKGAKIEIDAVAVI; encoded by the coding sequence ATGTCTAGTCCAGTAAAAATAATCCAGTCTGAAAAAGCACCCAAAGCTATCGGTCCTTATAGCCAGGGGATAAAGCTTGAAAATTTAGGTCTTGTCTTCACCTCCGGGCAGATACCTTTAGACCCCAAAACCGGAGAGATGGTCTCAGGGGATATAAAACAGGAGACCAAACAGGTTTTAGAAAATCTCAAAGCGGTTTTAGAAGGTGCTGGCTCAGATTTGACTAAAGTTATTAAGACCACGGTTTATCTGAAGGATATGAAGGATTTTTCTTTGATGAATGAGGTCTATGCTGGTTATTTCAAACAAAACCCACCAACCAGAACCACCATCGCCGCCGCAGATTTACCCAAAGGCGCGAAAATAGAGATAGATGCAGTGGCGGTGATTTAA
- the kdsB gene encoding 3-deoxy-manno-octulosonate cytidylyltransferase gives MKKDRVLGVIPARYNSSRLPGKPLLPIQGKPLIQRVYESASRSRLLNQVIVATDDQRIRKSVDDFGGKVVLTSSKPKTGSDRVAEAVKGLNCDLVLNIQCDEAFMNPKMLDQLINFMQKNKDVQMGTLAKKVNDPDFFKNPDRVKVVLDKDGNAIYFSRFPIPFQRGNGKKGINYYEHIGVYAFRKGFLSKYAKLKQTPLEKTESLEQLRVLENGYKIKVLLTDYDSKSINSLSDLRKFNKEELN, from the coding sequence ATGAAGAAGGATAGAGTATTGGGCGTTATTCCAGCCAGGTATAACTCCTCACGTTTGCCGGGTAAACCGCTTTTGCCCATTCAAGGAAAACCTCTGATTCAGAGAGTATATGAAAGCGCCTCTCGGTCAAGACTTTTAAATCAAGTAATTGTGGCAACAGATGATCAGAGGATAAGAAAAAGCGTGGACGATTTCGGTGGGAAAGTGGTTTTAACGTCGAGTAAACCTAAGACTGGAAGCGACAGGGTGGCTGAGGCAGTTAAAGGTTTGAATTGCGATCTGGTTTTGAACATCCAGTGCGATGAAGCTTTTATGAATCCCAAGATGCTGGATCAGTTAATCAATTTTATGCAAAAGAATAAAGACGTTCAGATGGGGACTTTGGCTAAAAAGGTAAATGACCCGGATTTTTTCAAAAATCCTGACCGGGTTAAAGTGGTTCTGGACAAGGATGGGAATGCAATTTATTTTTCCAGGTTCCCTATTCCTTTTCAAAGGGGAAACGGGAAAAAAGGAATAAACTATTATGAGCATATCGGGGTCTATGCTTTTAGAAAAGGGTTTCTGTCGAAATATGCTAAACTGAAACAGACCCCCCTGGAGAAAACTGAAAGCTTAGAGCAGTTAAGGGTTTTAGAGAACGGCTACAAGATTAAAGTGCTTTTAACAGATTATGATTCGAAATCCATAAATTCCCTTTCAGATTTAAGAAAATTTAATAAAGAGGAATTAAATTGA